Proteins co-encoded in one Populus trichocarpa isolate Nisqually-1 chromosome 10, P.trichocarpa_v4.1, whole genome shotgun sequence genomic window:
- the LOC7492423 gene encoding protein PSK SIMULATOR 1, translating to MVAEAWIVKMGNQVSSNLKHALLLESSKKKNNHNHNHPRNKQDSKDKQIIGILSFEVAIVLSQTVHLHKSLSDSEISKLKNEILKSEGVKNLVSTDESYLLQLALAEKLDDLNRVANVVSRLGKKCVEPALQGFEHVYGDIVGGVIDVKDLGFLVKDMEGMVKKMERYVNATSNLYCELEVLNELEQATKKFQQNQHEESRRAFEQKLIWQKQDVRHLKEISLWNQTCDKVVELLARTVCTIYARISVVFGESVLQMKGPGAVEGVCSSPPMKDECREVPGHIGDCHGSQRVSGPLRRAVSKRSSNLCQSGPIERAVVEKRETHIKPRIASGKGEVDLLFRTEDIVFPCGTSPGRLFLDCLSLSSSASKFDDDESCVAVDEDQRSQTSRCYSVGNGSLKIEDPIPSGFSNRVSFSGDQRQARRGGMNNARFGPKSRLMVYAPPSTIGGSALALHYANVIIVIEKLLRYPHLVGEEARDDLYQMLPTSLRMSLRTNLKSYVKHLAIYDAPLAHDWKETLDGILRWLAPLAHNMIRWQSERNFEQHQIVKRTNVLLLQTLYFADRGKTEAAICELLVGMNYICRYEHQQNALLDCASSFDFEDCMQWQLQCRASFVV from the coding sequence ATGGTGGCAGAAGCCTGGATTGTGAAGATGGGAAACCAGGTAAGTAGCAATCTTAAGCACGCACTTCTTCTTGAATCTTCCAAGAAAAagaacaaccacaaccacaaccacccAAGAAATAAACAAGATTCTAAAGACAAACAAATCATTGGCATCTTGTCTTTTGAGGTTGCTATTGTCTTGTCTCAAACTGTACACCTCCACAAGTCCCTCTCTGATTCTGAgatctcaaagctaaaaaatgagATCTTGAAATCCGAGGGAGTTAAGAACTTGGTGTCAACTGATGAAAGTTACCTTCTTCAGCTTGCTTTAGCTGAGAAACTCGATGACTTGAACAGGGTAGCTAATGTTGTTTCTAGGCTAGGAAAGAAGTGTGTCGAGCCTGCTTTGCAGGGTTTTGAGCATGTTTATGGGGATATTGTTGGTGGGGTTATTGATGTGAAGGACTTGGGGTTTTTGGTTAAGGATATGGAGGGTATGGTTAAGAAGATGGAGAGGTATGTGAATGCAACCTCTAATTTGTATTGTGAACTGGAGGTTTTGAATGAATTGGAGCAGGCTACCAAGAAATTTCAGCAGAATCAACACGAAGAGAGTCGAAGGGCGTTTGAGCAGAAACTTATTTGGCAGAAACAGGATGTGAGGCATCTTAAGGAGATTTCTCTTTGGAACCAGACTTGTGATAAGGTTGTTGAGTTGTTGGCTAGGACTGTTTGTACTATTTACGCTAGGATTTCTGTTGTTTTTGGGGAATCGGTGTTGCAAATGAAGGGCCCTGGGGCTGTTGAAGGGGTCTGTTCGTCCCCTCCCATGAAGGACGAATGCAGGGAGGTCCCAGGACATATTGGTGATTGTCATGGTTCACAAAGGGTTTCAGGGCCACTGAGACGGGCTGTTAGCAAGCGAAGTAGCAATTTGTGTCAATCGGGACCAATTGAGAGAGCCGTGGTGGAGAAAAGGGAGACACATATTAAACCTCGGATTGCTTCAGGGAAAGGTGAAGTTGATCTATTATTTCGAACTGAAGATATCGTGTTTCCATGTGGGACTAGTCCTGGAAGGCTTTTCCTGGATTGCCTTAGTTTGAGCAGTTCGGCTTCAaagtttgatgatgatgaaagttGTGTTGCTGTCGATGAGGACCAGAGGAGCCAAACTTCTCGTTGTTATAGTGTTGGCAATGGTAGTTTGAAGATAGAGGACCCAATCCCTTCAGGCTTTTCCAATCGAGTTTCTTTCAGTGGAGATCAAAGACAAGCCAGGCGTGGTGGGATGAATAATGCACGGTTTGGTCCCAAAAGTAGGCTAATGGTTTATGCTCCTCCTTCCACAATTGGAGGATCTGCCTTGGCCTTGCATTATGCAAATGTCATAATTGTTATAGAGAAATTGCTTCGCTATCCCCATTTAGTGGGCGAGGAAGCAAGGGATGACTTGTACCAGATGTTACCAACAAGCCTAAGAATGTCTCTGAGGACTAACCTCAAGTCCTACGTGAAACATCTTGCTATATATGATGCTCCGCTTGCCCATGATTGGAAGGAGACTCTTGATGGAATACTCAGGTGGCTTGCTCCTCTTGCGCATAACATGATCAGGTGGCAAAGTGAGCGTAATTTCGAGCAGCACCAAATTGTCAAGCGGACAAATGTTCTTCTACTTCAGACATTGTATTTTGCTGACAGGGGAAAGACAGAGGCAGCTATTTGTGAGCTTCTTGTTGGGATGAATTACATATGTCGCTATGAACATCAGCAAAATGCTTTGCTGGATTGTGCAagtagttttgattttgaagacTGCATGCAATGGCAGTTGCAGTGCCGAGCTTCCTTTGTTgtttaa
- the LOC7492424 gene encoding bet1-like SNARE 1-2 codes for MSYRREHRNSRTALFDDGLEEGGLRPSSSFSHETDDHDNDKAVHTLQDRVLFLKSLTGDIHEEVESQNRLLDRMGNNMDTSRGIMSGTMDRFRMVFEKKSSRRTCALAGFFILSFLILYYLIRVLVYLKHG; via the exons ATGAGTTACAGAAG GGAGCATCGAAATTCGAGAACAGCTCTCTTTGATGATGGGCTTGAAGAAGGAGGTCTTAGGCCATCCTCTTCCTTTTCCCACGAAACCGACGACCATGACAATGATAAGGCTGTCCACACATTGCAAGATAGAGTTCTTTTCCTCAAGAGC TTAACGGGTGATATACATGAGGAAGTGGAGAGTCAAAACCGTTTGCTTGATCGAATG GGCAACAACATGGACACGTCGAGGGGTATAATGTCAGGAACCATGGATCGATTCAGGATG gtatttgaaaagaaatcaagTCGGAGAACATGTGCCCTTGCAGGGTTTTTCATCCTCTCCTTTTTAATTCTGTATTATCTCATTAG